A single window of Mycobacterium sp. ITM-2016-00318 DNA harbors:
- a CDS encoding cation diffusion facilitator family transporter, whose product MSVGEGSTRAIFAALLANAGIAVAKFVGFLITGSSSMLAESVHSVADTSNQGLLLLGQQQSRKEADPLHQFGYGRSRYFYSFVVALVLFTLGSVFALYEGYHKITHPEELTSPIVAVAILVIALMLEGYSFRTAVRESRPLKQSGGWWRFIRASRNPELPVVLLEDSGALVGLILALAGVGLTMLTGDPVWDGIGTIGIDVLLGVIAVVLMIEMHSLLIGEGATRKEDEAIRSALEQTDNIDRLIHLRTQYLGPEEMLVGAKIALPPATDLATVARTIDAAEAAIRAAVPAAAVIYLEPDLDRTTRNQPPASAP is encoded by the coding sequence CTGAGTGTCGGCGAGGGCAGCACACGGGCGATCTTCGCGGCACTGCTCGCCAACGCGGGCATCGCGGTCGCGAAGTTCGTCGGCTTCCTGATCACCGGCAGCTCGTCGATGCTCGCCGAATCCGTGCACTCGGTCGCCGACACCAGTAACCAGGGACTGCTGCTGCTCGGCCAGCAGCAGTCGCGCAAGGAGGCCGACCCGCTGCACCAGTTCGGGTACGGCCGCAGCCGTTACTTCTATTCGTTCGTGGTGGCGCTGGTGCTGTTCACGCTCGGCTCGGTGTTCGCGCTCTACGAGGGCTACCACAAGATCACGCACCCGGAGGAGCTGACGTCGCCGATCGTGGCGGTCGCGATCCTCGTCATCGCGCTCATGTTGGAGGGCTACAGCTTTCGCACCGCGGTCAGGGAGTCGCGGCCGCTGAAGCAGTCCGGCGGCTGGTGGCGCTTCATTCGGGCGTCGCGCAACCCCGAACTGCCGGTGGTGCTCCTCGAGGATTCGGGTGCGCTGGTCGGCCTTATCCTTGCGCTGGCCGGTGTCGGGCTGACGATGCTCACTGGCGACCCGGTATGGGACGGCATTGGCACGATCGGTATCGATGTGCTGCTCGGCGTCATCGCCGTTGTGTTGATGATCGAGATGCACAGTCTGCTGATCGGTGAGGGCGCGACGCGTAAAGAGGACGAGGCCATCCGTTCGGCGCTCGAGCAGACCGACAACATCGACCGGCTGATTCACCTTCGCACGCAGTACCTCGGCCCAGAGGAGATGCTCGTCGGCGCGAAGATCGCGCTGCCGCCGGCTACCGACCTGGCGACGGTGGCGAGAACCATCGATGCCGCGGAGGCGGCGATCCGTGCGGCGGTGCCCGCCGCCGCGGTCATCTACCTGGAACCAGACCTCGACCGGACGACGAGGAACCAGCCGCCCGCTTCTGCGCCATGA
- a CDS encoding NAD(P)/FAD-dependent oxidoreductase, producing MGRNGEHAVVIGASIAGLCAARVLSDFYDRVTLYERDDLPAEPANRTAVPQGRHVHLLMARGAAEFDSLFPGLLDDMVAAGVPILENRPDCIHFGAAGHVLGTTRELHDEFTAYVPSRPHLEWQIRRRATAIAGVDIVHAGVTEPIFDVTKQRVTGVRLDTGEEVAADLVVDTAGRGTRLPVWLEQWGFDRPPEATVDVGISYASQQLRMPDDLIAEKVVVAGAHKEQPLGLGMLCYEDGTWGLTTFGVGKVEPPHDFAGMCDLADEIVPAHVAAAIRKSEPVGDVAFHKYPTSRWRRYHKLERFPLGILPFGDAVASYNPTFGQGMTMTSLQAGHLRRALESPEDSRPATFNAEAAKSTFPVWTMNAIGDLVMHRASGPMPWWYRPVGSLFDQFLGAAETDPVLAEWFLRRFSLLDSLYMVPSMKLVGRTIKHNMALFMAQKRAAGSSSSGRGLVPGR from the coding sequence ATGGGGCGGAATGGGGAGCACGCTGTCGTCATCGGGGCCAGCATCGCGGGGTTGTGCGCTGCGCGGGTGCTGTCGGACTTCTATGACCGGGTCACGCTGTACGAACGCGACGACCTGCCCGCCGAGCCGGCCAATCGAACGGCGGTGCCCCAGGGCAGACACGTCCATCTGCTGATGGCCCGCGGCGCCGCGGAATTCGACTCTCTCTTTCCCGGCCTGCTCGACGACATGGTGGCCGCGGGCGTGCCGATTCTGGAAAACCGGCCGGACTGCATTCACTTCGGCGCGGCAGGCCATGTGCTCGGGACGACGCGCGAACTGCACGACGAATTCACCGCGTACGTGCCGAGCCGCCCGCATCTCGAATGGCAGATCCGTCGCAGGGCGACGGCGATCGCAGGCGTCGACATCGTCCACGCGGGCGTCACGGAACCGATTTTCGATGTGACGAAGCAGCGAGTGACCGGCGTGCGGTTGGACACCGGTGAGGAGGTGGCCGCCGATCTCGTCGTCGATACCGCGGGTCGCGGCACCCGGCTGCCGGTGTGGTTGGAGCAGTGGGGATTCGACCGGCCCCCCGAGGCGACCGTCGACGTCGGCATCAGCTACGCCTCGCAACAGCTGCGCATGCCCGACGACCTGATCGCCGAGAAAGTCGTGGTGGCAGGCGCGCACAAGGAGCAGCCGCTCGGGCTCGGCATGCTCTGCTACGAGGACGGCACCTGGGGTCTGACGACCTTCGGCGTCGGAAAGGTCGAGCCGCCACACGATTTCGCCGGAATGTGCGACCTCGCAGACGAAATCGTGCCTGCGCATGTCGCAGCGGCGATCCGGAAGTCCGAACCGGTCGGCGACGTGGCATTCCACAAGTACCCGACGAGCCGGTGGCGCCGGTACCACAAGCTCGAACGTTTTCCGCTCGGCATCCTGCCCTTCGGCGATGCGGTCGCCAGCTACAACCCCACCTTCGGGCAGGGCATGACGATGACCTCACTGCAGGCGGGTCACCTGCGCCGCGCGCTCGAGTCACCGGAGGACAGTCGTCCCGCGACGTTCAACGCCGAGGCCGCGAAGTCGACGTTCCCGGTGTGGACCATGAACGCGATCGGGGACCTGGTCATGCACCGCGCCTCGGGCCCGATGCCGTGGTGGTACCGCCCGGTCGGCAGCCTCTTCGATCAGTTCCTCGGCGCAGCGGAGACGGATCCCGTTCTCGCCGAATGGTTTCTGCGGAGGTTCAGCCTGCTCGACAGCCTCTACATGGTCCCGTCGATGAAACTGGTCGGGCGGACCATCAAGCACAACATGGCGTTGTTCATGGCGCAGAAGCGGGCGGCTGGTTCCTCGTCGTCCGGTCGAGGTCTGGTTCCAGGTAGATGA
- a CDS encoding amino acid permease — protein sequence MAWRTKSVEQSIADTDEPSTRLHKDLNWWDLTVFGVSVVIGAGIFTITASTAGGITGPAISISFVIAATACGLAALCYAEFASTVPVAGSAYTFSYATFGEFIAWIIGWDLILEFAVAAAVVAKGWSSYLGTVFNFGGATTQLGGFELDWGALLIIAFVTAILAWGTKLSATVSLVITVIKVAVVLLVVAVGAFYIKASNYTPFIPPAESGGGGDTEQSLLSLITGAEGSIYGWYGLLAGASIVFFAFIGFDIVATTAEETKDPQRDIPRGILASLAIVTVLYVAVAVVLTGMVNYTQLKGEGANLATAFTENGVTWAAKVISIGALAGLTTVVIVLVLGQTRVLFAMCRDGLLPRAMAKTGPHGTPVRITILVGVLVAIAASVFPMGKLEEMVNIGTLFAFVLVSAGVILLRRSRPDLKRGFRVPLVPFLPIAAILACVWLMLNLTALTWIRFLIWMAIGVAVYFLHGRRHSVLGSRELATSTTSPK from the coding sequence ATGGCCTGGCGAACCAAGTCTGTTGAGCAGTCGATTGCGGACACCGACGAGCCGTCGACCCGATTACACAAAGATCTGAACTGGTGGGACCTGACCGTGTTCGGGGTGTCCGTGGTCATCGGCGCGGGCATCTTCACCATCACCGCCTCTACGGCAGGTGGCATCACCGGGCCCGCCATCTCCATCTCGTTCGTCATCGCCGCGACCGCCTGCGGGCTGGCGGCGCTGTGCTACGCCGAGTTCGCATCGACGGTGCCGGTCGCGGGCAGCGCGTACACCTTCTCCTACGCGACATTCGGTGAGTTCATCGCGTGGATCATCGGCTGGGACCTGATACTGGAGTTCGCGGTGGCTGCCGCCGTCGTCGCCAAGGGCTGGTCGAGCTATCTCGGGACGGTGTTTAACTTCGGCGGCGCCACAACGCAACTAGGCGGGTTCGAGCTCGACTGGGGTGCGCTGCTCATCATCGCCTTCGTCACCGCCATCCTCGCCTGGGGCACCAAGCTGTCGGCAACGGTGAGCCTGGTCATCACCGTCATCAAGGTCGCGGTCGTGCTGCTGGTGGTTGCCGTCGGGGCGTTCTACATCAAGGCGTCCAACTACACGCCGTTCATCCCGCCCGCGGAGTCCGGCGGCGGGGGAGACACCGAACAGTCGCTGCTGTCGCTCATCACCGGTGCCGAGGGCAGCATCTACGGCTGGTACGGGCTGCTGGCGGGCGCGTCGATCGTGTTCTTCGCGTTCATCGGCTTCGACATCGTGGCCACCACCGCCGAGGAGACCAAGGACCCCCAGCGTGACATCCCGCGCGGCATCCTCGCCTCGTTGGCGATCGTCACGGTGCTCTACGTCGCGGTCGCCGTGGTGCTGACCGGAATGGTGAACTACACCCAACTCAAGGGCGAGGGGGCGAACCTCGCGACGGCCTTCACCGAGAACGGGGTGACCTGGGCGGCCAAGGTGATCTCGATCGGTGCGCTGGCCGGACTGACGACCGTCGTCATCGTGCTCGTGCTCGGTCAGACGCGGGTGCTGTTCGCGATGTGCCGCGACGGATTGCTGCCGAGGGCGATGGCCAAGACCGGACCGCACGGCACCCCGGTACGCATCACGATCCTGGTGGGCGTTCTGGTCGCGATCGCCGCCTCGGTGTTCCCGATGGGCAAGCTCGAGGAGATGGTGAACATCGGCACCTTGTTCGCCTTCGTGCTGGTGTCGGCCGGGGTGATCCTGCTGCGTCGTTCGCGGCCCGACCTGAAGCGCGGCTTCCGAGTGCCGCTGGTGCCCTTTCTGCCGATCGCCGCGATCCTGGCCTGCGTCTGGCTGATGTTGAACCTCACCGCGCTGACCTGGATCCGCTTCCTGATCTGGATGGCCATCGGCGTGGCGGTCTACTTCCTCCACGGCAGGCGCCATTCGGTGCTCGGCAGCCGGGAACTCGCGACTTCAACCACTTCGCCGAAGTAA
- the manA gene encoding mannose-6-phosphate isomerase, class I: MNLLRGALRTYAWGSRTAIADFTGRPSPTAHPEAELWFGAHPADPAYLETDEGDESLLDAVRTDPEGQLGTAVCKRFGTGLPFLMKVLAAEEPLSLQAHPSEEQAVEGFTREDRLGIPVTSPIRNYRDRSHKPELLVALDTFEALAGFRPAAESVNLLRTLAVADLDPYLNLLAGQPDADGLRALFTTWITAPQPDLDVLVPAVIDGAIHYVRSREKQFAAEAKTVLELGERYPGDAGVLASLLLNRLTLRPGEGIYLPAGNLHAYIRGVGIEVMANSDNVLRGGLTPKHVDVPELLRVLDFTPASEEALRPATSEEGMETVYETPAPEFSVSVLGIDGDLLGHEVDAPSRHDGPQILLCAEGSAVVHAKSSVVTMDRGAAAWVSADDGPIRLVAQRPTKLFRATVGI; the protein is encoded by the coding sequence GTGAACCTTCTCCGAGGAGCACTGCGGACATATGCCTGGGGTTCGCGTACGGCGATCGCAGACTTCACCGGAAGGCCAAGTCCAACAGCGCATCCCGAAGCCGAGCTCTGGTTCGGCGCGCATCCGGCCGACCCTGCGTATCTGGAGACCGACGAGGGCGACGAGTCGCTGCTTGATGCCGTGCGCACCGATCCCGAGGGACAGCTGGGTACCGCGGTGTGCAAGCGGTTCGGCACCGGGCTGCCGTTTCTGATGAAGGTGCTCGCCGCCGAGGAACCGCTCTCCCTGCAGGCCCACCCAAGCGAGGAGCAGGCCGTCGAGGGCTTCACCCGCGAGGACCGACTCGGCATTCCGGTGACCTCGCCGATCCGCAACTACCGCGACCGCAGCCACAAACCGGAGCTGCTGGTTGCGCTGGACACCTTCGAAGCGCTCGCGGGCTTCCGGCCCGCGGCCGAATCGGTGAACCTGCTTCGGACACTTGCGGTTGCCGACCTCGACCCGTATCTCAACCTGCTGGCGGGCCAACCGGACGCCGACGGCCTTCGGGCGCTGTTCACCACCTGGATCACCGCGCCGCAGCCGGATCTCGACGTGCTGGTGCCCGCCGTCATCGACGGCGCGATCCACTACGTCCGATCGCGCGAGAAGCAGTTCGCGGCCGAAGCCAAGACCGTGCTCGAGCTGGGCGAGCGCTATCCCGGCGACGCGGGCGTGCTGGCGTCGCTGCTGTTGAACCGTCTGACCTTGCGCCCCGGTGAAGGGATCTATCTGCCCGCGGGCAACCTGCATGCCTACATTCGCGGGGTCGGAATCGAGGTGATGGCCAACTCCGACAACGTGCTTCGTGGCGGCCTCACCCCGAAGCACGTCGACGTCCCCGAGCTGTTGCGGGTGCTGGACTTCACCCCGGCCAGCGAGGAGGCGCTGCGGCCGGCGACGTCCGAGGAGGGAATGGAAACGGTGTACGAGACGCCCGCGCCGGAGTTCTCGGTGTCGGTGCTCGGCATCGACGGCGACCTGCTCGGCCACGAAGTCGACGCACCCTCGCGGCACGACGGCCCGCAGATCCTGTTGTGCGCCGAGGGTTCGGCAGTGGTGCACGCCAAGTCCAGCGTGGTCACAATGGATCGCGGTGCGGCGGCGTGGGTTTCGGCCGACGACGGGCCCATCCGGCTGGTCGCCCAGCGCCCGACGAAGCTCTTCCGCGCGACCGTGGGCATCTGA